CCTAAATAACCTCAAAAGCATAAATTTAGTGGACCGGATCCAACGTAGAGAGACGCAGCAACAAAAAAGAGTAAATTTACTGGAGGAAATCCATTCTGCTGAGAGCCCACCTTTACTACTTGCTGCAAACAGTTGACCTTTTCAATGAAAAAGAGGCCCCCACTGTCATCCAAGATGACTTACGGGCAGCCCCCTTTATCATACTCGCTGTCTATCGCCTACACCCTCTCACTTTCCCGCAATGCGAGAAGTGAGTCTCCCAGCTCCATGAGCTCGTGCCTCAGCAGGATTTTATCCGTATACTTGGACGGAATCCCGTCGTATCCCGAGTAAATACCGGCAAGTCCGCCTGCGATGGCGCCAATGGTATCGGAATCGCCGCCTTTGTTGGCAGCACGCTGCACCGCATCGCCGTAACTCTCTGCCACAAGCAGATGATGGACAACCCATTCCATCGTGTGAACAACAAATCCGTCCGGCGGAGAGGCCGGCACGGCACCGCTCAGTAGCTGTTCATAACGGTTTCCGGTTATTTCGGCGCGGATGGCCGCAGTCAGCTGTTCGCCTTCCAGCAGTCGAGCGGCAATCCGGTTATAGATGAGACAAGCTTCCGCCGCCAGCGGATCCTCATGCGTCATCTCCGACTGACGTCTCGTTATCTCTTCCATCAAAGCCGCATCCCCATAAGCAAGAGCAACTGGCAAACAACGCATCAACGTTCCGTTCCCCGCCGTTTTTCCGCCAAGCAACTTACCAGCCTTTCTCGCCGCCTCCGGCCAGCTTCCGTCATAGAGACCCAATACCGTCCGGATGATATTGCCGATATCCTTCGGATCGGTAGCCTTCCACGCCATAAAATACTCCCCGATCGCCTCAATCGGATCCTGCGGATTGCGCAAAATACCTCTTGCTACCGCTATCGTCATCGCCGTATCATCCGTAATCTCTCCGGCTTCAAGCTGCCAGACGCCTCCGCCAACGATCTCTTCCAGCCAGCCGTGCTTGCGCCGGATTTCCGCTTCGCTCATAAACTCCGTTGTTCCGCCGAGCGCATCGCCAACCGCAACCCCAAACAAACCGCCCAGAATTCGGTTCCTCATCATCGTAAGACCTCCATCCATTCATATGGATTTCTGTATTTCTCGTAGCGCCCGAGAACGGCTTTTACCTGCTGCACCCTCTCCTCCAGACTGCCGCGAAGCGGAATAAAAGGAATTTTGCGCTCAAT
This region of Paenibacillus sp. JDR-2 genomic DNA includes:
- a CDS encoding ADP-ribosylglycohydrolase family protein, which codes for MMRNRILGGLFGVAVGDALGGTTEFMSEAEIRRKHGWLEEIVGGGVWQLEAGEITDDTAMTIAVARGILRNPQDPIEAIGEYFMAWKATDPKDIGNIIRTVLGLYDGSWPEAARKAGKLLGGKTAGNGTLMRCLPVALAYGDAALMEEITRRQSEMTHEDPLAAEACLIYNRIAARLLEGEQLTAAIRAEITGNRYEQLLSGAVPASPPDGFVVHTMEWVVHHLLVAESYGDAVQRAANKGGDSDTIGAIAGGLAGIYSGYDGIPSKYTDKILLRHELMELGDSLLALRESERV